A genomic stretch from Mycosarcoma maydis chromosome 3, whole genome shotgun sequence includes:
- a CDS encoding uncharacterized protein (related to CCAAT-binding transcription factor subunit aab-1) yields the protein MTPNKRSRASSIASNDGATAIATAAAAAVPSSSHAASTLPASGPLVHASQDLDDFQASFWRYQMDLVEQGGDADGNIVDFKSGLPTQGQLPLARIKKVMKSDDQVKMISAEAPILFARACEIFISDLTCRAFLIAEEHKRRTIQRSDVTGAIGRSDLFDFLIDIVPRHESVPSSRLPGGGAARREKTGEGRGLGRSNADASASTKQQQNQAVSYDNHLLHSMAGAYDDAEASSSTTAALTEEGGAGSSSQSYNIPHTSNANVNVGHTPMSHWIHDNSADQHSSQPDDHHATHSHHHAASSIHASHPGGASAAHDHQQPHHHAHHHHLAQHAGSHHSHHHSPLDYVTSSSNAGTPNSIGAGSATGGAWPHTFSGF from the coding sequence ATGACTCCCAACAAGCGCTCTCGCGCATCCTCAATAGCTTCCAACGATGGCGCCACCGCCATTGCtaccgctgccgctgccgctgtcCCCTCGTCCAGTCATGCTGCCAGCACCTTGCCTGCCTCGGGTCCACTCGTGCATGCATCTCAAGATCTTGACGACTTCCAAGCCTCCTTCTGGAGATACCAAATGGACCTCGTAGAACAAGGTGGAGATGCGGATGGCAACATTGTCGACTTCAAATCCGGTTTGCCCACCCAAGGCCAGCTTCCGCTCGCGCGTATCAAAAAAGTGATGAAGTCCGACGATCAAGTTAAGATGATCTCGGCTGAAGCACCAATCCTATTCGCACGCGCTTGTGAGATCTTCATCTCCGACTTGACATGCCGCGCCTTTCTGATCGCTGAAGAGCACAAGAGGAGAACGATCCAGAGATCCGATGTCACCGGTGCTATTGGTCGCTCAGACTTGTTTGACTTTTTGATCGATATTGTCCCTCGACACGAGAGCGTCCCCAGCAGCAGACTGCCCGGCGGAGGCGCCGCCAGACGTGAAAAGACAGGCGAGGGAAGAGGTCTGGGTCGATCCAACGCAGatgcaagcgcaagcacaaagcaaCAACAGAACCAGGCTGTTTCATACGACAATCATCTTTTGCACAGCATGGCAGGTGCCTAtgacgatgcagaagcctcgtcttccacaACAGCGGCGTTAACAGAAGAAGGAGGGGCAGGATCCTCATCACAATCGTACAACATTCCTCACACTAGTAACGCAAACGTCAACGTCGGCCACACACCCATGTCACATTGGATCCACGACAACTCAGCCGATCAACACTCGTCCCAACCTGATGATCATCACGCCACCCACTCGCACCACCACGCAGCATCTTCCATCCATGCATCACATCCAGGTGGGGCGTCAGCTGCTCACGACCATCAGCAACCTCATCACCAtgctcaccatcaccatctcgcaCAACACGCTGGCAGTCACCACTCGCACCACCATTCACCGCTAGACTACGTCACCTCATCGTCCAACGCTGGCACTCCCAACAGCATTGGCGCTGGCAGTGCCACTGGCGGAGCCTGGCCGCACACCTTTTCTGGCTTCTAA